A stretch of the bacterium genome encodes the following:
- a CDS encoding acyl-CoA thioesterase, translating into MPARPFHYSYTVSLHDSDAAGIIFSANLFRICHLAYEAMMAKIGYSIGYLLKHRPFGVPLVHLDGDFIQPSRVGDVLNIEVVVAELNNSSYRVEYQLRTPEGAVCARAATVHVVVDVKTYKSIPIPDEFRRALARHYLRGSDGIPDDIID; encoded by the coding sequence ATGCCTGCAAGACCATTTCACTATTCCTACACAGTTTCCCTGCACGACAGCGACGCGGCGGGAATCATTTTCTCGGCGAATCTGTTTCGCATCTGTCATTTAGCCTATGAGGCAATGATGGCGAAGATAGGTTACAGCATCGGGTATCTTTTGAAGCACCGGCCGTTCGGTGTGCCGCTTGTGCATCTGGACGGAGACTTCATACAGCCCTCGCGCGTGGGAGACGTGCTGAATATAGAGGTGGTGGTCGCGGAACTCAACAACAGTTCTTATCGCGTAGAGTATCAACTGCGGACTCCCGAAGGAGCGGTCTGCGCGCGCGCGGCGACTGTGCATGTGGTGGTTGATGTCAAGACATACAAGTCCATTCCCATCCCCGATGAATTCCGCAGAGCATTGGCGCGGCACTATCTGCGGGGCTCGGATGGCATTCCGGATGACATTATTGATTGA
- a CDS encoding fatty acid--CoA ligase family protein yields MLDELRRSRAFLQDSDARVAIADLIASSPSAKPVETLAPSNTIADAQKILLALAGNSSLALLHGRVDSRERVAVESRLKALRHPDAGLFMTSSGSTGEPKLMLLETERIISHAQAVNTHLSAHSGDCWLACLPFYHVGGMAILPRAVLSGASVRITGNANAAELSRIIDEEPITLASLVPTVLRRLIAVRNGRPFPDRLRAILVGGGPVPLNLTEQVPQALRTYGMTEAGSMVTCVSLAADAAERASSGRAIGGAAVRVVNDEFQDLPCGETGRILVQSAGMVSGYVDDVNQTALVFCEGWIASEDVGLLDSSGCLHVLGRKDRIIISGGENIALDEIESALRELPDIREAACIGLEDEEWGQIVAAAVEAERSSLSSEWVSMLRERLPGFKLPRRILTTGSLPHLPNGKLDYRAVRELFLNQ; encoded by the coding sequence ATGCTTGACGAATTGCGGCGCTCCCGCGCATTTCTTCAGGATAGCGACGCACGCGTCGCGATTGCTGATCTCATCGCTTCATCTCCGAGTGCGAAACCAGTAGAAACTCTGGCACCCTCTAATACAATTGCGGATGCGCAGAAGATCCTGCTTGCATTGGCGGGCAATTCGTCACTTGCTCTGCTTCATGGCCGCGTTGACTCACGCGAGCGGGTTGCCGTTGAGTCAAGGCTTAAAGCGTTGCGACATCCTGACGCCGGACTGTTCATGACCTCGTCCGGTTCAACCGGCGAGCCGAAGCTGATGCTGCTCGAAACCGAGAGAATCATCTCGCACGCACAGGCGGTCAACACTCATTTGTCCGCACATTCCGGCGATTGCTGGCTTGCCTGCCTGCCGTTCTATCATGTCGGAGGCATGGCGATTCTTCCGCGTGCAGTGCTCTCTGGAGCCTCCGTTAGAATAACCGGAAATGCCAACGCCGCCGAGCTGTCACGCATCATCGATGAAGAACCTATCACGCTCGCTTCTCTCGTGCCCACCGTCTTGCGCAGACTCATCGCCGTGCGCAACGGCCGCCCGTTTCCCGACCGTTTGCGCGCAATATTAGTCGGAGGTGGACCCGTGCCGCTTAACCTGACGGAACAAGTCCCGCAGGCGTTGCGGACCTATGGCATGACCGAAGCCGGCTCCATGGTCACCTGTGTGAGCCTTGCAGCCGATGCGGCCGAACGTGCGAGCAGCGGCCGTGCAATAGGCGGCGCGGCTGTGCGTGTCGTGAACGATGAGTTTCAAGACTTGCCCTGCGGCGAGACGGGTCGTATTCTCGTGCAAAGCGCTGGAATGGTCTCGGGCTACGTGGATGACGTCAATCAAACAGCCCTCGTGTTTTGCGAGGGCTGGATTGCATCGGAGGATGTGGGGTTGCTGGATAGCTCAGGTTGCCTGCATGTGCTGGGCAGAAAAGATCGCATCATCATCTCCGGCGGCGAGAACATCGCGCTCGACGAAATTGAATCCGCTCTGCGCGAATTGCCGGACATCCGCGAAGCCGCCTGTATTGGACTTGAGGACGAAGAGTGGGGTCAGATTGTCGCTGCCGCTGTTGAGGCGGAGCGGAGTAGTCTAAGCAGCGAGTGGGTGAGCATGCTGCGCGAGCGGCTGCCGGGGTTTAAGCTGCCACGCAGGATTCTGACCACCGGTTCACTGCCTCATCTGCCAAATGGAAAGCTCGACTATCGCGCCGTCAGAGAGTTGTTTCTCAATCAATAA
- the menC gene encoding o-succinylbenzoate synthase — protein MSEIRHTAISLRLKAPLHTARAMITSRRGFLLGLEQDGKKLVSEIALLPEFGTEHFEHAERILEGDSLMLASAPATMYGLDCLRYAAERVRHAQDAPVSLPVAILLPTGTLDDVLQSARSCWEQGFRTLKLKVAYRPLPEDIQMVHVLSSELPDTMFRLDANFGWTEDQTLEFARSVPLDAIEWLEDPCHMPLSNWKILSAKSGLPLACDEALDERALSDYSGALGVVAAIVKPARLGAIGGREQLFRRLREENVNIIFSSMYDSSIGLTVLAHFAAEFGSKYVAHGLGTLDLLEDDTVVNSVLCKDGSLHVPPLAELAERLLPQYASPLRW, from the coding sequence ATGAGCGAGATTCGTCACACGGCAATATCTTTGAGGCTGAAGGCGCCGCTTCACACGGCCCGCGCAATGATTACATCTCGACGCGGCTTCTTGTTAGGTCTTGAGCAGGACGGCAAGAAGCTCGTCTCAGAGATTGCTTTGCTCCCCGAGTTCGGCACCGAGCACTTTGAGCACGCGGAACGCATTCTTGAAGGTGACTCTCTTATGCTCGCGAGTGCGCCTGCCACCATGTATGGGCTGGATTGCCTGCGTTACGCTGCTGAACGGGTTCGACACGCACAGGATGCCCCAGTTTCTCTCCCTGTCGCGATTCTTCTTCCGACTGGCACACTTGATGACGTGCTTCAGTCTGCGCGATCCTGTTGGGAGCAAGGGTTCCGCACTCTAAAACTTAAAGTTGCGTATCGTCCGCTTCCGGAAGATATTCAGATGGTGCATGTGTTGTCAAGCGAGTTGCCGGACACAATGTTCAGATTGGATGCGAACTTCGGTTGGACGGAAGATCAGACACTCGAGTTCGCTCGTTCCGTGCCGCTTGACGCAATTGAGTGGCTGGAAGATCCTTGCCACATGCCGCTGAGCAACTGGAAAATTCTGTCCGCAAAATCCGGACTTCCGTTGGCCTGCGATGAAGCGCTTGACGAGCGCGCCCTTAGCGACTACTCTGGTGCGCTGGGAGTGGTCGCTGCGATCGTCAAACCCGCAAGATTAGGTGCGATTGGAGGTCGTGAACAGCTTTTTAGACGTCTGCGCGAAGAAAACGTGAACATCATTTTCTCATCCATGTACGACAGCAGTATCGGATTGACCGTGCTTGCGCACTTCGCGGCGGAGTTCGGCTCCAAATATGTGGCGCACGGACTCGGCACCCTTGATCTACTCGAAGATGATACAGTTGTAAATTCCGTGCTGTGCAAAGATGGCTCTCTGCATGTTCCCCCTCTTGCTGAACTGGCGGAGCGGCTCCTGCCCCAATACGCCTCGCCTCTAAGATGGTAA
- a CDS encoding 1,4-dihydroxy-2-naphthoate polyprenyltransferase yields the protein MTQSRAWILAARPKTLVAALLPVIIGAAFAFSRHEFEWAIAALILLSATCIQIGTNFANDYSDFRKGADTHERLGPTRVTQAGLLTARAVLIGTVVAFLLAVVFALPLILRGGLPILAIGLSGILFGWMYTGGPYPLGYNGLAETFVLLYFGVLAVAGTSYLFLLEWNKTAFLLGLIPGVLACGLLAVNNVRDEATDRKAGKRTPVVRFGRTFGLIEYTATLLLPYVILDLMWSRLPAYAILLPHLALPLIIKPLRQVWTKTDGPTLNDALAGTARHMLVFGILLVIGMIV from the coding sequence TTGACACAGTCTCGCGCGTGGATTCTTGCTGCACGGCCAAAGACCTTGGTGGCAGCACTCCTGCCTGTGATTATCGGGGCGGCGTTCGCGTTCAGCCGGCATGAGTTCGAGTGGGCAATCGCCGCGCTGATTCTCCTCTCCGCGACGTGCATTCAAATCGGAACTAACTTCGCCAACGACTATAGCGACTTCAGAAAGGGTGCCGACACGCACGAGCGGCTTGGACCGACTCGCGTCACTCAAGCCGGTTTGCTCACCGCGCGCGCAGTTCTGATTGGGACGGTAGTCGCCTTTTTGTTGGCTGTCGTCTTCGCGCTTCCGCTTATCCTTCGAGGCGGCCTGCCTATACTTGCAATTGGTTTGAGCGGCATCCTGTTCGGCTGGATGTATACCGGCGGCCCGTATCCGCTCGGCTACAACGGACTTGCGGAAACCTTTGTGCTGCTCTATTTCGGCGTGCTGGCTGTGGCTGGCACGTCGTATTTGTTTTTGCTCGAGTGGAACAAAACTGCGTTCCTCCTCGGTCTGATACCCGGTGTACTCGCCTGCGGACTGCTCGCCGTCAATAACGTGCGCGACGAGGCGACGGATCGAAAAGCCGGCAAACGCACTCCCGTCGTGCGATTCGGCAGAACTTTCGGACTCATTGAATACACTGCCACGCTGCTCCTTCCTTACGTCATCCTCGACCTGATGTGGTCCCGGCTTCCGGCCTATGCCATCCTGCTCCCGCACCTCGCTCTGCCGTTAATCATTAAGCCTCTGCGGCAAGTATGGACCAAAACCGACGGCCCAACCTTGAATGATGCCCTTGCCGGTACCGCGCGTCATATGCTTGTGTTCGGAATTCTCCTTGTGATCGGGATGATCGTATGA